Genomic segment of Myxococcus stipitatus:
GCAGATAGCGCTCCTCGATTCCGCAGCCGGTGTCGGACACCGCGAAGAAGGAGCGGTCGCCCTCGCGCCCCGTCTCCAGCTTCAGCCGGCCTTCCTTGTTCGGCAGCGCCTGGAGCCCGTTCTGCAGCAGGTTGAGCACCACCTGCGCGAGCGTGCCCGGGTCCCCGTACACCTTGGGGAGACCGTCCTTCAAACCCAGTGACAACTCCACACGAGGCGTCGCCTTGAGCTGCGCGCGGAAGAGCACCGCGGCGTCCTCCACGCAGCGAGACAAGTCGAACAGCCGCCGGTCCTCCACGCGGCTGTGCCGGCTGAACTTCAAGAGGCTCTCCACGATGCGCTTGCAGCGCAGCGCGCTCTCCTCAATCAGCCCCAGCGACTCCAGGTCCGCCTCGCTGCGGCCCGCATCGCGCGACATGAGCTGGGCGAAGGCCAGGATGCCCCCCAGCGGATTGTTGATTTCATGCGCCACCCCCCCCGCCAACTGCCCCACCGCCGCCATCTTCTCCGTCTCGATGAGCCGGCGCGTCATCGCCTGCTCCTCGGTGACGTCGCGATAGGTGCACACCACGCGCTCGTCCCCCGTCATGGGGTACGCCGCCACCACGTACGTCCTTCCCCCCTGCTGCACCTCACCCCGCGCGCCCTTGCCACTCTCCATCGCCGCCGGCAGCGGACAGCCCACACACGGCTCGTCGCGGTCGAAGAGGTAGCGGTAGCACGCCACATCCGAAGGAATCTGTTCGATGGAGCGCCCTGCCACGTGCGCGTACGCCAGGTTCGCCCGCCGCACCGCGAAGTCGCGCCCGCGCACCACGCACAGCGGCGTCTCCATGCAGTCGAAGGACAGCTCCCACTCGCGCTTGGCCTGGCTGAGCATCCGCGTGCGCTGGGCGACGCGCTCCTCCAGGTCCGCGTTGAGCAGCTTGAGCTCCGCGTTCTGCGCCTGCGTCACCCGGTACAGCCGCTCGTTCTCCGCCTGCAGCGCGTACTGCTCGAACGCGCTCTTCACCGTCAACACCAGGTGGCTGTCATTCCAGGGCTTGGAGATGAAGCGGAAGATCTCCGAGCGGTTGATGGCCTCTTCGATGGCCTGCTGGTCCGCCT
This window contains:
- a CDS encoding response regulator, whose translation is MGPLAAHRPEADTAPRGRLLLVDDEENILKSIRRVLRRGDWDIETATDAEQALRTVEAFRPEVVISDFRMPGMNGVEFLTRVKQQEPRAQRIMLTGQADQQAIEEAINRSEIFRFISKPWNDSHLVLTVKSAFEQYALQAENERLYRVTQAQNAELKLLNADLEERVAQRTRMLSQAKREWELSFDCMETPLCVVRGRDFAVRRANLAYAHVAGRSIEQIPSDVACYRYLFDRDEPCVGCPLPAAMESGKGARGEVQQGGRTYVVAAYPMTGDERVVCTYRDVTEEQAMTRRLIETEKMAAVGQLAGGVAHEINNPLGGILAFAQLMSRDAGRSEADLESLGLIEESALRCKRIVESLLKFSRHSRVEDRRLFDLSRCVEDAAVLFRAQLKATPRVELSLGLKDGLPKVYGDPGTLAQVVLNLLQNGLQALPNKEGRLKLETGREGDRSFFAVSDTGCGIEERYLPRIFEPSFTTKPPGEGTGLGLSIAYRIVQDHGGSFHVDTQVGAGSRFTVFLPIPLQLERLP